One window of the Nothobranchius furzeri strain GRZ-AD chromosome 3, NfurGRZ-RIMD1, whole genome shotgun sequence genome contains the following:
- the kynu gene encoding kynureninase isoform X2 → MMSAMNDLTSVHPREAVERIAASLGCSPTSVQVAEFLDKHDQLGHLRENFLVPKVANLPPSDLSLVDGSLDCVYLSGNSLGLQPKMARKYLEEELEKWAKTGVYGHTQGSRPWAWAEDQLEELMAMLVGAKTEEVALMNGLTVNLHLLMLSFYKPTATRHKILLEFKAFPSDHYAVESQIRLRGFDPEVSMLLLSPRPGEETLRTEDILEMIEKEGDSIAVVMLSGVQYYTGQLFDMPAITEAGHKKGCFVGFDCAHAAGNVELRLHDWGVDFACWCSYKYMNSGAGGLAGAFIHENLRNTTKPTLLGWWGHDLKTRFQMTNELELQPGVNGFRLSNQPVLLVCPLQASLEVFNMTSMVELRRKSILLTGYLEYLIKHYYTEDQAQPHKPHVHIITPSDPQQRGCQLSLSFSVPIRRVFQELERRGVASDMREPSVLRVAPVPLYNSFSDVHRFIGILGEALDASRK, encoded by the exons ATGAT GTCAGCGATGAATGACCTCACCAGTGTTCATCCTAGAGAGGCCGTGGAGCGGATCGCCGCCTCGCTGGGCTGCAGCCCCACTTCAGTACAAGTGGCCGAATTCTTGGACAAACACGACCAGCTGGGACACCTCCGGGAGAACTTCCTAGTGCCCAAAGTAGCAAATTTACCTCCAT CTGACCTCTCGCTGGTCGACGGGAGCCTAGACTGCGTCTACCTGTCTGGAAACTCCCTGGgacttcaacccaaaatggcgcgGAAATatctggaggaggagctggagaagTGGGCCAAAAC CGGGGTCTACGGCCACACGCAGGGCTCCAGGCCCTGGGCTTGGGCTGAAGACCAGCTGGAGGAGCTCATGGCCATGCTGGTTG GAGCTAAAACCGAGGAGGTGGCGCTGATGAACGGCCTGACGGTTAACCTGCACCTCCTGATG CTTTCCTTCTACAAACCAACAGCAACTCGACACAAAATCCTCCTGGAGTTCAAGGCCTTCCCTTCTGACCAC TACGCTGTGGAGTCTCAGATCCGCCTGCGAGGGTTTGACCCCGAGGTCAGCATGCTGCTCCTGTCTCCCAGACCg GGAGAAGAAACACTAAGAACTGAGGACATCCTAGAGATGATTGAGAAAGAGGGCGACTCCATCGCCGTGGTGATGCTGAGTGGCGTTCAGTATTACACCGGACAGCTGTTCGACATGCCTGCTATCACTGAGGCCGGACACAAGAAG GGTTGTTTTGTTGGCTTCGATTGCGCCCACGCAGCAGGAAACGTTGAGCTCAGACTTCACGATTGGGGTGttgactttgcctgctggtgctcctacaag TACATGAACTCAGGAGCAGGTGGACTCGCTGGAGCGTTTATTCATGAAAACCTCAGAAACACGACCAAACCCAC GCTGTTAGGATGGTGGGGACATGACCTGAAGACACGCTTCCAGATGACAAACG AGTTGGAGCTACAGCCTGGAGTGAACGGATTCAGACTGTCAAACCAACCTGTTCTGTTAGTCTGCCCCCTACAGGCCAGTTTGGAG GTCTTCAACATGACCAGTATGGTGGAGCTGCGCAGGAAGTCCATCCTCCTGACCGGATACCTGGAGTACCTGATTAAACACTACTACACAGAGGACCAAGCCCAGCCTCACAAACCTCACGTGCATATCATCACACCTTCGGACCCTCAGCAGAGAGGCTGCCAGCTGTCTCTGTCCTTCTCCGTCCCCATCAGGAGGGTCTTCCAGGAGCTGGAGAGGAGGGGAGTAGCC AGTGACATGAGGGAGCCCAGCGTGCTGCGAGTTGCTCCGGTTCCGCTCTACAACTCCTTCAGCGACGTCCATCGCTTCATCGGAATACTGGGAGAAGCGCTGGATGCGAGCAGGAAGTGA
- the kynu gene encoding kynureninase isoform X1, giving the protein MTVSPGAPCGGRSRSMGSAMNDLTSVHPREAVERIAASLGCSPTSVQVAEFLDKHDQLGHLRENFLVPKVANLPPSDLSLVDGSLDCVYLSGNSLGLQPKMARKYLEEELEKWAKTGVYGHTQGSRPWAWAEDQLEELMAMLVGAKTEEVALMNGLTVNLHLLMLSFYKPTATRHKILLEFKAFPSDHYAVESQIRLRGFDPEVSMLLLSPRPGEETLRTEDILEMIEKEGDSIAVVMLSGVQYYTGQLFDMPAITEAGHKKGCFVGFDCAHAAGNVELRLHDWGVDFACWCSYKYMNSGAGGLAGAFIHENLRNTTKPTLLGWWGHDLKTRFQMTNELELQPGVNGFRLSNQPVLLVCPLQASLEVFNMTSMVELRRKSILLTGYLEYLIKHYYTEDQAQPHKPHVHIITPSDPQQRGCQLSLSFSVPIRRVFQELERRGVASDMREPSVLRVAPVPLYNSFSDVHRFIGILGEALDASRK; this is encoded by the exons atgaccgtgtccccaggggcaccctgtggaggacgctccaggagtatggg GTCAGCGATGAATGACCTCACCAGTGTTCATCCTAGAGAGGCCGTGGAGCGGATCGCCGCCTCGCTGGGCTGCAGCCCCACTTCAGTACAAGTGGCCGAATTCTTGGACAAACACGACCAGCTGGGACACCTCCGGGAGAACTTCCTAGTGCCCAAAGTAGCAAATTTACCTCCAT CTGACCTCTCGCTGGTCGACGGGAGCCTAGACTGCGTCTACCTGTCTGGAAACTCCCTGGgacttcaacccaaaatggcgcgGAAATatctggaggaggagctggagaagTGGGCCAAAAC CGGGGTCTACGGCCACACGCAGGGCTCCAGGCCCTGGGCTTGGGCTGAAGACCAGCTGGAGGAGCTCATGGCCATGCTGGTTG GAGCTAAAACCGAGGAGGTGGCGCTGATGAACGGCCTGACGGTTAACCTGCACCTCCTGATG CTTTCCTTCTACAAACCAACAGCAACTCGACACAAAATCCTCCTGGAGTTCAAGGCCTTCCCTTCTGACCAC TACGCTGTGGAGTCTCAGATCCGCCTGCGAGGGTTTGACCCCGAGGTCAGCATGCTGCTCCTGTCTCCCAGACCg GGAGAAGAAACACTAAGAACTGAGGACATCCTAGAGATGATTGAGAAAGAGGGCGACTCCATCGCCGTGGTGATGCTGAGTGGCGTTCAGTATTACACCGGACAGCTGTTCGACATGCCTGCTATCACTGAGGCCGGACACAAGAAG GGTTGTTTTGTTGGCTTCGATTGCGCCCACGCAGCAGGAAACGTTGAGCTCAGACTTCACGATTGGGGTGttgactttgcctgctggtgctcctacaag TACATGAACTCAGGAGCAGGTGGACTCGCTGGAGCGTTTATTCATGAAAACCTCAGAAACACGACCAAACCCAC GCTGTTAGGATGGTGGGGACATGACCTGAAGACACGCTTCCAGATGACAAACG AGTTGGAGCTACAGCCTGGAGTGAACGGATTCAGACTGTCAAACCAACCTGTTCTGTTAGTCTGCCCCCTACAGGCCAGTTTGGAG GTCTTCAACATGACCAGTATGGTGGAGCTGCGCAGGAAGTCCATCCTCCTGACCGGATACCTGGAGTACCTGATTAAACACTACTACACAGAGGACCAAGCCCAGCCTCACAAACCTCACGTGCATATCATCACACCTTCGGACCCTCAGCAGAGAGGCTGCCAGCTGTCTCTGTCCTTCTCCGTCCCCATCAGGAGGGTCTTCCAGGAGCTGGAGAGGAGGGGAGTAGCC AGTGACATGAGGGAGCCCAGCGTGCTGCGAGTTGCTCCGGTTCCGCTCTACAACTCCTTCAGCGACGTCCATCGCTTCATCGGAATACTGGGAGAAGCGCTGGATGCGAGCAGGAAGTGA
- the kynu gene encoding kynureninase isoform X3, whose translation MNDLTSVHPREAVERIAASLGCSPTSVQVAEFLDKHDQLGHLRENFLVPKVANLPPSDLSLVDGSLDCVYLSGNSLGLQPKMARKYLEEELEKWAKTGVYGHTQGSRPWAWAEDQLEELMAMLVGAKTEEVALMNGLTVNLHLLMLSFYKPTATRHKILLEFKAFPSDHYAVESQIRLRGFDPEVSMLLLSPRPGEETLRTEDILEMIEKEGDSIAVVMLSGVQYYTGQLFDMPAITEAGHKKGCFVGFDCAHAAGNVELRLHDWGVDFACWCSYKYMNSGAGGLAGAFIHENLRNTTKPTLLGWWGHDLKTRFQMTNELELQPGVNGFRLSNQPVLLVCPLQASLEVFNMTSMVELRRKSILLTGYLEYLIKHYYTEDQAQPHKPHVHIITPSDPQQRGCQLSLSFSVPIRRVFQELERRGVASDMREPSVLRVAPVPLYNSFSDVHRFIGILGEALDASRK comes from the exons ATGAATGACCTCACCAGTGTTCATCCTAGAGAGGCCGTGGAGCGGATCGCCGCCTCGCTGGGCTGCAGCCCCACTTCAGTACAAGTGGCCGAATTCTTGGACAAACACGACCAGCTGGGACACCTCCGGGAGAACTTCCTAGTGCCCAAAGTAGCAAATTTACCTCCAT CTGACCTCTCGCTGGTCGACGGGAGCCTAGACTGCGTCTACCTGTCTGGAAACTCCCTGGgacttcaacccaaaatggcgcgGAAATatctggaggaggagctggagaagTGGGCCAAAAC CGGGGTCTACGGCCACACGCAGGGCTCCAGGCCCTGGGCTTGGGCTGAAGACCAGCTGGAGGAGCTCATGGCCATGCTGGTTG GAGCTAAAACCGAGGAGGTGGCGCTGATGAACGGCCTGACGGTTAACCTGCACCTCCTGATG CTTTCCTTCTACAAACCAACAGCAACTCGACACAAAATCCTCCTGGAGTTCAAGGCCTTCCCTTCTGACCAC TACGCTGTGGAGTCTCAGATCCGCCTGCGAGGGTTTGACCCCGAGGTCAGCATGCTGCTCCTGTCTCCCAGACCg GGAGAAGAAACACTAAGAACTGAGGACATCCTAGAGATGATTGAGAAAGAGGGCGACTCCATCGCCGTGGTGATGCTGAGTGGCGTTCAGTATTACACCGGACAGCTGTTCGACATGCCTGCTATCACTGAGGCCGGACACAAGAAG GGTTGTTTTGTTGGCTTCGATTGCGCCCACGCAGCAGGAAACGTTGAGCTCAGACTTCACGATTGGGGTGttgactttgcctgctggtgctcctacaag TACATGAACTCAGGAGCAGGTGGACTCGCTGGAGCGTTTATTCATGAAAACCTCAGAAACACGACCAAACCCAC GCTGTTAGGATGGTGGGGACATGACCTGAAGACACGCTTCCAGATGACAAACG AGTTGGAGCTACAGCCTGGAGTGAACGGATTCAGACTGTCAAACCAACCTGTTCTGTTAGTCTGCCCCCTACAGGCCAGTTTGGAG GTCTTCAACATGACCAGTATGGTGGAGCTGCGCAGGAAGTCCATCCTCCTGACCGGATACCTGGAGTACCTGATTAAACACTACTACACAGAGGACCAAGCCCAGCCTCACAAACCTCACGTGCATATCATCACACCTTCGGACCCTCAGCAGAGAGGCTGCCAGCTGTCTCTGTCCTTCTCCGTCCCCATCAGGAGGGTCTTCCAGGAGCTGGAGAGGAGGGGAGTAGCC AGTGACATGAGGGAGCCCAGCGTGCTGCGAGTTGCTCCGGTTCCGCTCTACAACTCCTTCAGCGACGTCCATCGCTTCATCGGAATACTGGGAGAAGCGCTGGATGCGAGCAGGAAGTGA